In Alosa sapidissima isolate fAloSap1 chromosome 5, fAloSap1.pri, whole genome shotgun sequence, the genomic stretch AGTTTTTGAATGGTTTACGAGCACACAGATCCCAGAGGTGATCCACTCCAACAGGCTGTGCAGATTTATACACTATAAATAACTTCAGCTGGAGGATAAAGTTGAAATACTACCTTTTCAAAATGATTAGATtccaaatgtttatttttactGAGCTTGGCCTAGTCAGACTATAGGTTGATTAACATACCTGTGTGATCAAATATGGGATATGGTGATTTTTGCAGGATGATGGATATGTTGTCACTTCATAACACTAATAACCATGGCCTTAGGCAACAATGCCTTATCCTGCCTGTACAATCTACTCCCTTGGCCTACTACTGATAAGCTATGGCTTGTGGTTTGAACATCATTGGTGATAAGAGATATTAGTAGGTACCTATATTGTTACTGTAAATTGAGTTGTGTTTAATTATTTATATAGCTGATGACATCCATCTGTTCCTTATTTACAGACTTTAATATACATCAATATTCATCATCCAGTTTATTTGCATTGATGACTTTGGCCTTAAAGAGTAATCTGTAAATCAATCATTAGATTTTACAGGTCTATATTCAAGGCTTACCTACACTCACAGTCTATGGAATCTGTTATTATTCAAATTTACATTTCCAAGGAGTCTTCTTTCATCTGCCTCAATACACAGGGCCAATACCTACAATCACAACAACTTTGATTGGCAATAACTGGTAGAGGTTACCACCTAATCCTTTAAAAGATGATCATATATTTCACATTTACTGGAAATATTAGCAGGAATATGGctagcttgtgggttttgtgaaGAAAAAAACCCTATTACACTGACAGAACTCTAGACAGGCGTGGAAACCTTCAAATCACTGTGGCTCAGAGTGACAGACTCCGCATAAGGTTTCCTCTGATATTTCTAGACACTGTCAAACAATAGCCTCGATTTCCTGATGAAAAACAAGCTCTCTCCATGTCATATAGCACCACGTTCCCCTTCTGCGCTGCCCACCTACTAGCTGTAAAAATTGGAACCTCAATAAGAAGTAGGGCAACAGCACTCAATATTTCTGACACAAAAGGCTGTTTTGTAAACAACTGACAACACTAAACACCCTTTCGCCTCCAAACCATTTCCTGAGCCCTGAGCCTGTGCTTCAAATCAGACTTCAGGTAGACAGAGAGCAATATGTGTACTTCTAAAGGCACAATGCAGGTGGACATGTCTGAATAAGGAATCAGAtatctgactgtgtgtgactcAACTCTGAGTTGGTCTACTGAGTTGTTCTCTTTTGGGGGAGCAAAGGACGCACCTGTAGGGCAGCATCAGGTACGCTCAGTCTCCTCACAAAGCCGCTGCCGCCAGTGAAGAACCGCTCCGATCCCCAGGTGCCACTGATGGGCCGGCCCGTGTTGTAGAACATGAAGGTGTCACTGCCGGACGTGGCGGTCAGGCAGGTCTTGTAGCAGTAGGTCTTGGTCAGCGAGCCGTTGCCGCGCACCTCGATGTAGTGCGGCTCCACCTTGAGGTCGCGGCGGAGCACCACGTTGTTGTTGGGCTGTCCGGGGCCTCCCGCACTGGCGGCCGCTCCGATGGTCGCCGAGCCGCCGTCCTTGGGCGCCTTCTGCGAGACACAGCAGGGGGAGCAGGAGCCAGGCTGAGAGCAGTAGGCGTGGCAGCGGACGATGGCCAGCACCACCACGGTGACCAGGAACACGAAGGTGGTGGCGCTGAGGGCCACGATCAGGTAGAGCGTGATGTTGGAGAAGCCCAGCGGGCCGTGCGGCCGGACAATGCGCTTGGGGTCAGGCATGACCTTGGGCGGCGCCTCCAGGATGGCCACGTTGATGGTGGCGGTGGAGGAGCGCGGCGGCAGGCCGTGGTCGCGCACCAGAACGGTCAGGCTGAATGAGGTGGAGTTGTCCTCCAGGACGCGGCGCGTGGTCCGCACCTCGCCCGTATGCTCGTGCACCTTGAACAAGTCCAGGTCAGACGCCTGCTCCAGAACATAGATGAGCCAGGCGTTGGGGCCGGCGTCAGCATCGTACGCCACCACCTTGGTCACCAGGGCGCCCGGGTCGGCGTTCTTCGGCACCGTCTCGGTGGAGCGCGTGCCATTGGCCGGTGGGTTGATGATCTCCGGCGTGTGGTCATTCTGGTCCATCACGTAGATGTATACGGTGGCCACGCGGCTCAGTGGTGGGATGCCTCCGTCCTGCGCCTTGATCTGAAAGTGGAACTCACGCAGTGACTCGTAATCGAAGGAGCGCAGGGCGTAGGCCACACCCGTGTCCGGCTTGATGGAGACGTAGGAGGTGACGGGAATGCCGTGGTTGTTGTCGTTAAGGACGGTGTATGTGATGCGGGCGTTTTCGTTGACGTCCGAGTCCATGGCCTTGACGGTGCAGAGGGAGGCACCCGGGGCGTTGTTCTCAGGCACGTAGACAGTGTAGGAGGTCTGCTCGAATCTGGGGGGGTTGTCGTTGACGTCGGCCACGTCCACCTGTATGGTCTTCTGCGAGGAGAGGGGTGGCGTGCCTCCATCCGTCGCGCTCAGGGTCACATTGTACGCCGCCGTCGTCTCGCGGTCCAAGAAGGCGGAGGTCACCAGGGTGTAGTAGTTGCGAAAGGACTTGATCTTGAATGGCAGACCAGGCTGGATCTCCAGGCTCACTTGCTTGTTGGGGCCCGAGTCACGGTCCGTCACACTGATCAGCGCCACCACGGTGTCGGCACGGGCATCTTCGCGCACAGGGCTGGACAGCGACGAGAGGACGATCTCGGGGACATTGTCGTTCacgtccaccacctccaccaccactttGCAGTGGGCTGCAACAGCAGCAGGCCCTTTGTCCATGGCTTGGATGTACATCTCATAGGAGGTGGTGTCCTCATAGTCCACGTTGCTCTTGACACGGATCTCTCCTGTGTTGGTGTCCATGGAGAACATCTGTCTGACCCTCTCGGGGGTGTAGCTACTAAATGAGTAGAACACCTCGCCATTTGTGCCCTCGTCGAGGTCCGTGGCATTGAGCTTGATCACTAATGTGTCCTTAGGCGAGTTCTCCAGCAGCTTGACTTTATACACGGAACTGTCAAACACAGGCACGTTGTCATTCGAATCCAGAACACGGACGTTAATTTTGGCGGTACCTGTCAAGGCCGGAGAGCCACCATCTGAGGCTGTCAATATTAACTCGTGGTAAGGCGTTTGCTCGCGATCCAGCGGCTTTTTGAGCACGAGCTCGATGTGCTTGCTGTTCAGGGATGGCTTGTTGGAATCGAGAGCAAAGTGCTCGTTTGGGCTGAGGCGATACTGTCGAACCGAGTTTGAACCCACATCAGGGTCTTGGGCGTGCTCGATGGGGAAACGAGATCCCGGCAACGCCGATTCTGTAATTTCTAACTGGTATTCGTCCCTCGGGAATTGCGGCGCATTGTCATTTGCGTCCAGTATGTCCACCTCGACATTGTGTTCCTCAGACGGATTTTCAAGAAGCACTTCGAAATTCAAACGACAAGAACTGCTTGAATCACACAATGCCTCTCTGTCGATTCTGTCATTGACAAATAATCTTCCGCTCTTATTAATATCGAGATACCTCTTACCGTTGTTAGAGGTTACCTTAATCTTTCGGGTGGAGAGCTTTCGGATATCCAAACCCAAATCCTGTGCGATGTCACGTACAACTGCCCCATTTTCCAGTTCCTCTACAACTGAAAATTGTATCTCTCCAAAAGCAAGGCCACAAAATAATAGCAGTACCAAAAAAGAAAGAGGCACATTAATTTCTATGCAGTTACATTTACCGGCAAAAGCCATTGCAAGATCATCGGATCCGCAGACGGATTAAATACAGCTTCCCGTCTTCTTTAATTTGCAGAAAATTACCTCCGACCACAGCATCAAAGTAAACCGAGAGGTTTCCCATTTATGTGCAATACGTGAAAGATATCCGTTCCGACTTTAGTGTACATGGATACCTCTCAGTCGCGTCCATATTTCCTTTGTCCGTGaagtcttttttttccttctctctctctctgcgcgcCGCTGACGGGTGTGTTTCCCTTCCACTGGTGCTGCATATCTCTCGCGCgcgctcgctccctctctctctctcccttgctctctctcactgactccCACCCATCCCTACCTCACATCTAGCACCCCTCCCATTCTCGTTTCACCCCAtcattctcctctctttccacggctgagtgtgattgtgtggtaCCGAGCGGCGGGGGAGGGGTAGCTATAGCGTGCCCAAATATACCAGGCAGCTTTTCAGCACCTCAGGAATAATGAGCAACCGAATTGAATGCTTTCAAGCGGTCTGCTCAGTGCATGGCCACGCGATACAGCGTACGGCACCTGCAGCTGCAGAGGCTTAAAAACAAAGACTGCGCTACTTGTTCCGTCTCAGCGGTTTAATCGCGGCAAATTTGGCGACACTCATTACTCCACCTCCAATTTTAATACCGGCTCTGGAGCGCCCCGGCAAATTAGTGGCGGCCCCTTTTTGTCATTAAAGGCAATCTGCAGTTGCTCCCTGCTGTGAGACAAAAGCCTATAATGAattattacatttattttatgcaTTTATATAGTGGCGACCTCAAGTTGTAAATGTTGGCAACATGGATCTTTCTCCTTTGAGCCTCTTTTCCTCCGTGCTTATGCGGTACACCTCCTCAGCTGGTCGTGGCACGCCCGAGTTGGCGATCACGCGCACGCAGCCTTTTCCTCCAGAGCGAGCGCAGCGGCGCGACCCCCTGACTGACAGTTGGCTTATGAAGCCCAAAAGATTCCCACAATGTTCCATATTTCCCCCGGCGTTCTTGTTTGAGTGTCGAACAAGCAGGCTATTCTCCaaatcatcttcatcatcttcatcatcatcacaatATTTGTGTCAACGGTTAGACTCCAGACAGACCGGGTCATTGGGGCGTGCGTGCCCGCGGCACACTCTCTGCACAGCCATCAAAATAAACTGGAGTAAGTTCATCTGTCACTTTGAAATTGATGACATAAACTGGAGTCATCTCAGAGTGATGACTTCAGTTTGATGTCTATAATGCCGGACAACATGCTACCTATTTTTGTTTTAATTCTTACACACATCAATTCaacattattactattattattattattattgtaatcatcattataataataatgattattATTTCATTAGTATTCCATTACTCCAaaaaaatacagtgtgtgtgtgtgtgtgtgtgtgtgttcatccgtgcgtgcgtgcatgtgtgtgatgtgcatatgctttgcatgcacacatgtgtaAATTGCCTTTCCCAGTGACATCTCCATTTTGTTCCACCACCCCAAATAGAACTGTATTAATGACTGACCTACTTGTTAGTGAAAACTGCAGGAATCATGAATAATTGTCACGGCAGTTTGAGTACATGCCGATGTTAGGTAAACAGCCAAGATGTACGCATatggaaaaaataaaatgaaccaTGGGCAAGCATATTTACGGTCATACAAATGTACACAGAATTTCATAATAACAAATAAGGAATAATGTCTAAGGTTGAGGTATGTAGGTGGGTGGATGAGTGGCTAAGTAGGTAGGTAGTTGGGTAAGTAGATGGTTAGATAGATTTTAGACCATTAGAAAAGCTACACTAATGCTGTACCACCTGCCTCCGCCCCTAGTGGATATGCATTGATTAGCTCTTCACTGGACTTAATCAATACCTTTGATATTTTTCATGGGTAAATGTGCATCACTTCATATT encodes the following:
- the LOC121709523 gene encoding protocadherin alpha-C2-like isoform X2 — translated: MAFAGKCNCIEINVPLSFLVLLLFCGLAFGEIQFSVVEELENGAVVRDIAQDLGLDIRKLSTRKIKVTSNNGKRYLDINKSGRLFVNDRIDREALCDSSSSCRLNFEVLLENPSEEHNVEVDILDANDNAPQFPRDEYQLEITESALPGSRFPIEHAQDPDVGSNSVRQYRLSPNEHFALDSNKPSLNSKHIELVLKKPLDREQTPYHELILTASDGGSPALTGTAKINVRVLDSNDNVPVFDSSVYKVKLLENSPKDTLVIKLNATDLDEGTNGEVFYSFSSYTPERVRQMFSMDTNTGEIRVKSNVDYEDTTSYEMYIQAMDKGPAAVAAHCKVVVEVVDVNDNVPEIVLSSLSSPVREDARADTVVALISVTDRDSGPNKQVSLEIQPGLPFKIKSFRNYYTLVTSAFLDRETTAAYNVTLSATDGGTPPLSSQKTIQVDVADVNDNPPRFEQTSYTVYVPENNAPGASLCTVKAMDSDVNENARITYTVLNDNNHGIPVTSYVSIKPDTGVAYALRSFDYESLREFHFQIKAQDGGIPPLSRVATVYIYVMDQNDHTPEIINPPANGTRSTETVPKNADPGALVTKVVAYDADAGPNAWLIYVLEQASDLDLFKVHEHTGEVRTTRRVLEDNSTSFSLTVLVRDHGLPPRSSTATINVAILEAPPKVMPDPKRIVRPHGPLGFSNITLYLIVALSATTFVFLVTVVVLAIVRCHAYCSQPGSCSPCCVSQKAPKDGGSATIGAAASAGGPGQPNNNVVLRRDLKVEPHYIEVRGNGSLTKTYCYKTCLTATSGSDTFMFYNTGRPISGTWGSERFFTGGSGFVRRLSVPDAALQSKGPNADWRYSASLRAGVASSVQMEEASVIQGAQGMLVQNWPTVSSAAETSMNAFDTEAGPPLCEYKRLHQEDEMGMEARCLPLLVPGSTVTAGTSAMALAPATSLLRP
- the LOC121709523 gene encoding protocadherin alpha-C2-like isoform X1 — protein: MAFAGKCNCIEINVPLSFLVLLLFCGLAFGEIQFSVVEELENGAVVRDIAQDLGLDIRKLSTRKIKVTSNNGKRYLDINKSGRLFVNDRIDREALCDSSSSCRLNFEVLLENPSEEHNVEVDILDANDNAPQFPRDEYQLEITESALPGSRFPIEHAQDPDVGSNSVRQYRLSPNEHFALDSNKPSLNSKHIELVLKKPLDREQTPYHELILTASDGGSPALTGTAKINVRVLDSNDNVPVFDSSVYKVKLLENSPKDTLVIKLNATDLDEGTNGEVFYSFSSYTPERVRQMFSMDTNTGEIRVKSNVDYEDTTSYEMYIQAMDKGPAAVAAHCKVVVEVVDVNDNVPEIVLSSLSSPVREDARADTVVALISVTDRDSGPNKQVSLEIQPGLPFKIKSFRNYYTLVTSAFLDRETTAAYNVTLSATDGGTPPLSSQKTIQVDVADVNDNPPRFEQTSYTVYVPENNAPGASLCTVKAMDSDVNENARITYTVLNDNNHGIPVTSYVSIKPDTGVAYALRSFDYESLREFHFQIKAQDGGIPPLSRVATVYIYVMDQNDHTPEIINPPANGTRSTETVPKNADPGALVTKVVAYDADAGPNAWLIYVLEQASDLDLFKVHEHTGEVRTTRRVLEDNSTSFSLTVLVRDHGLPPRSSTATINVAILEAPPKVMPDPKRIVRPHGPLGFSNITLYLIVALSATTFVFLVTVVVLAIVRCHAYCSQPGSCSPCCVSQKAPKDGGSATIGAAASAGGPGQPNNNVVLRRDLKVEPHYIEVRGNGSLTKTYCYKTCLTATSGSDTFMFYNTGRPISGTWGSERFFTGGSGFVRRLSVPDAALQSKGPNADWRYSASLRAGVASSVQMEEASVIQGAQGMLVQNWPTVSSAADGDGGEVSPPVGAGIDSNSWHFRYGSGPGYIPPQALKPGELPPEAFIIPGSPAIISIRQDAGTGDDKGDFITFGKKEESKKKKKKKKEKKDKKDKGKDDGEE